The Topomyia yanbarensis strain Yona2022 unplaced genomic scaffold, ASM3024719v1 HiC_scaffold_281, whole genome shotgun sequence genome includes the window aattcaataactcaataattcaataattcaataattcaataattcaataattcaataattcaataattcaataattcaataattcaataattcaataattcaataattcaataattcaataattcaataattcaataattcaataattcaataattcaataattcaataattcaataattcaataattcaataattcaataattcaataattcaataattcaataattcaataattcaataattcaataattcaataattcaataattcaataattcaataattcaataattcaataattcaataattcaataattcaataattcaataattcaataattcaataattcaataattcaataattcaataattcaataattcaataattcaataattcaataattcaataattcaatactTCAATacttcaataattcaataattcaataattcaataattcaataattcaataattcaataattcaataattcaataattcaataattcaataattcaagaaatcaataattcaataattcaataattcgatAATTCAGTCGAGTTCGTGATACGGAGAGAGGCACACGCGGTTTTTATCTGCCAAGTTCATTCGGTTTATTCGTATCGTTCCAAAGCGTAAAACCAGCGGAAAAACTCACACGTGTTAGAATTCGTTAAACTACGGAAAAGTGCGTTGAAGGATATAGTGAATTCTGTGAAATTGAAggtgaaattaaaaatttattttgtgcATACAACGTGGTAGTCGCAATTTAAAAACCGCACCGAAGTTGGTGCGTCACGAAGAACAAAGAACAATAGGCAAGTAGTGGTATTCGTTCACAAGTGAAAGGCAAACAATACATAACCTAATAACGTAATTGCGGAATAGCCATGCCGCCACATGGCGGCAGTGGCGGAGTCCCTGCACTAGGCGGGAGTGGTTTCCCTGCGTTAGGGCAGATACCTCAACGACAAGATGGACGCTTTCTCGTCATTAGGCGCACGGATGAAGGACAATCGTTGGAGAAAGTCTCACCTTTCCTGATCGACAAAGTCATCAGAAACTGCTGCGGTGACGTATCCAATGTCAAAAGAATCCGAGATGGGCAAATATTAGTGCAAACGAAGACGGAAAAACAAGCGAACAGCCTCAAACAACTGAAGAATATGACCAGCGAAATAAACGTAGAAGTTACCGAACACGTGTCTCTAAATACCTGCAGAGTTGTGATAACTTGTCAAGACCTTTTTTATGTGGAAGATGGTGAAATTCTGGAAGAGATGCGAGATCAAACTGTCACGAAAGTGGATCGAATCATGAGAAAACAAGATGGAAAGCTAGTCAAAACCGCAACATTTATACTGACTATCGGATCAGCAAAGATGCCCTCAGAAGTGAAAGTTGGGTTCCGCAAAGTAGCAGCACGTCCATACTACCCACGCCCGTTAAGATGCTTCCAGTGTCTTCAATTTGGGCATCTCGGTAAACACTGTAAACAGGAAAGAATTTGCGCAAACTGCAGCGAAAAACACCACGCAGACAAATGTGACCGACCTTCAAAATGCGCAAACTGTGAACAAGCCCATTCAACTATAAGTGTCAATTGTCCCGTCTGGATAAAGGAAAACGAAGTCGTACGAGTAAAAATTGATCGTGGATTGACACACTGGGAAGCTAAGAAAATTGTGGATCAGACGACAGGACAAAATGCAAGCTACGCAGAGAGAGTCGGGATCAACGTACGAACTTGCAACTGCAAATGCTCGTGTGGTATACCGAGCTCCCGCCCAATTCAGATAGTAGATCAGAAACCAACGCAAACAAATAATCCAACTCAAACTTCAAAAGAAGACACTATCATCAGACCAAGCACCAGTAAACAGCAACGCTCACCAACTCACGAGACCAACGATACCGGCATAAAAAACCCAAATTCACCCACCCCACAACCAAAACGAATTAAGAAAAGCAACGAAATTTACATCAGTAGTGACGAAAAATCCAACAATGTACGACCAAAAAGAAAACCAGGAAGACCTAAAAAAAAGCAGCCGCCAGAAGCAACAACTTGCGCATCGGAAGCCGAGAGAGAAAGTGACATGGAGATTTGAGCCCAAAAATGTTAAAGCTAATCAAAATGACTAACACAACGAAATCATCTACACGTCGAATGTCAGATAACCAACCATCCATCATCTCTTGGAACATCCAAGGACTACGTACAGGAAGACCAGAGCTCCAACTACTCATAGCAGAAAGGCAACCCCTAATCATCTGCCTCCAGGAAACAATGTGCACATCTCCAAATGAGTGCAACATCAAGGGATTCCAGACAATACACCGACCTAGAAAAAACGGAAAGAGAGCAGCAGGTGGCGTAATCACGGCCATCAAAGCGGACATCGAATATAAACTAATTGCTATCAACAGTGAGCTGGAAGCTATTGCTGTCAAGGTAGGTCCCCCACTAAACATAACCATACTTAATATATATTTGCCACCCGGAAAACCTCTtaagaattgtgaaattacaTCGATCTTAGATCAATTACCCAAACCAATATTAGTCTGTGGGGATATTAATGCGCACCATACCCTTTGGGGATCAAACACCACCAGTGCACGCGGTAAAGTGATTGAAGCGATAATGGAGGAGCATGATCTTGCGGTATTAAACAATGGTGATTCCACATACATACAGCACTCGAACGGAACAGAATCGTGTATCGACGTAGCACTCTGCTCAGCCGAAATTGCCGGACAATTCGACTTTGAAGTTGCTCAGGATGCCCACGGGAGTGACCACTTGCCTCTAATCGTCACAGTTCCAGAACTAACGCGTAGTAGGACCACCCGGCCCAGATGGAAGATTGAAGAAGCGGATTGGACCATGTATCAAAGCATCGTTCAATTCCATCACGTGGAAAATGCGGAAAGACAGATCGAACTGATAACATCGGAAATAATAAAAGCAGCAGAAGCGTCCATCCCCCTTTCAAGCGGCGTAGTTAGGAAAACAACAGTTCCCTGGTGGAACGATGAAGTAGCAGCGGCTGTCAAGACTCGTCGGAAAGCCCTTCGAAGACTGAGATCGAAAAACGCTAAACACTCCAATCGAAGCAAACTTGCAGAGGAATTTCGAGCAGCACGACTGGCCGCCAGAGAAGCAATCACCAAATCACAGAAAGCATCATGGAAGGAGTTCGTTAACAGCTTCACAGTGACCACACCATTGAAAGAAATGTGGACCAATTTTCGGAAAATTCAAGGGAAAACCACCAGCACCCGAATAAATGGTATCAAGACGGAAGGAGTACTAGCTACGGAAGACAAACAAATCGTTGAGTCTTTGGCAGAACATTTTCAATCTGTTTCCAGCAACAATCGGTACCCACTTTCTTTCCAACAGTACAAACGCCAGACGGAGAGCACTCCACTATTGATACCAGAGCAAATAGAAACTAGTTATGACCAGCTGTTCTCAGCATACGAACTGGAAGAAGCCATGGAAGGGCTGAAA containing:
- the LOC131695096 gene encoding uncharacterized protein LOC131695096; translated protein: MPPHGGSGGVPALGGSGFPALGQIPQRQDGRFLVIRRTDEGQSLEKVSPFLIDKVIRNCCGDVSNVKRIRDGQILVQTKTEKQANSLKQLKNMTSEINVEVTEHVSLNTCRVVITCQDLFYVEDGEILEEMRDQTVTKVDRIMRKQDGKLVKTATFILTIGSAKMPSEVKVGFRKVAARPYYPRPLRCFQCLQFGHLGKHCKQERICANCSEKHHADKCDRPSKCANCEQAHSTISVNCPVWIKENEVVRVKIDRGLTHWEAKKIVDQTTGQNASYAERVGINVRTCNCKCSCGIPSSRPIQIVDQKPTQTNNPTQTSKEDTIIRPSTSKQQRSPTHETNDTGIKNPNSPTPQPKRIKKSNEIYISSDEKSNNVRPKRKPGRPKKKQPPEATTCASEAERESDMEI